The following coding sequences lie in one Vibrio sp. BS-M-Sm-2 genomic window:
- a CDS encoding sensor histidine kinase, translated as MKWSSISFRKRLLIIMTVTGLVELLILSAAGFYYIKQSQEQEMGLKALGVAEFLSESPLVTTIIQENESVDANGVPYVLSEETQVKFRNLTQLIGAAFIVVGDEQGIRLIHPYDDRLGKPMRGGDNQKALVLGESYVSTAKGSLGFSVRGKSAVKDTQGQVIGVVSVGYLLDSLQDRIEPYLAFLIVMALLVVAVNALISSYVSRRFQRAILGFEPEEIGRLYVELDVTMSTVKEGILSIDKHGILRSINKSACDILSIDRDKALNQQRLSDVLPGSDLEQLLSTGDTDHDVELYLNNKRIIANRSPIIVAGEVVGAVSSFRLRDEINDLTDQLSQTKEYADLLRSQTHEHQNKLNTISGLIQMGELDSVQQLIGQETAHYQSLIEFLRETVKDPLIAGMLLGKTERAREIGLELKVEEGSRLEALPSWLNADDVVTILGNLIDNAFDATMTAIKQEGQIAPARRVIEVSISDFGNEIIVEVEDKGCGLPKDLATKALTEKGVSSKAKQNRGVGLYLIKQLADRYQGQLEMVDNHDFGTRMTVYLPKEEQ; from the coding sequence ATGAAATGGAGCAGTATCAGTTTCCGTAAAAGGTTACTGATTATCATGACGGTCACTGGCCTCGTTGAACTTTTGATACTTTCAGCGGCTGGCTTTTACTACATCAAACAATCTCAAGAGCAAGAGATGGGGTTGAAAGCGTTAGGTGTTGCTGAATTTCTATCCGAATCACCACTTGTCACCACCATTATTCAAGAAAATGAAAGTGTGGACGCTAATGGCGTTCCCTACGTTTTGTCTGAAGAAACCCAAGTTAAATTTCGTAACCTTACCCAGCTCATTGGGGCAGCGTTTATTGTTGTGGGAGATGAACAGGGAATTCGCCTGATTCACCCTTATGATGACAGGCTCGGCAAACCAATGCGTGGTGGTGATAATCAAAAAGCGCTGGTATTGGGTGAGTCTTATGTATCGACGGCCAAAGGATCGCTTGGTTTTTCAGTTCGTGGTAAATCCGCGGTTAAAGACACGCAAGGGCAGGTCATTGGTGTCGTGTCAGTTGGTTACTTATTGGATTCTTTACAAGATCGAATCGAACCGTATTTAGCTTTTTTAATTGTGATGGCGTTACTGGTGGTTGCCGTCAATGCTTTGATTTCTAGCTATGTATCTCGCCGTTTTCAGCGCGCTATTTTAGGCTTTGAACCTGAAGAGATAGGCCGACTGTATGTCGAGTTAGACGTAACCATGAGTACCGTGAAAGAGGGCATTCTGAGCATCGATAAGCACGGCATTTTGCGTTCTATTAATAAGAGTGCCTGCGATATTTTGTCGATAGACAGGGATAAAGCACTCAACCAACAGCGCCTTTCTGATGTATTGCCAGGCAGTGATTTAGAACAACTGCTATCGACCGGCGACACAGACCACGATGTTGAATTGTATTTAAACAATAAGCGAATCATTGCCAACCGCAGCCCGATTATAGTGGCTGGTGAGGTGGTCGGGGCGGTATCGAGTTTCCGATTACGAGATGAAATCAACGATTTGACAGACCAGCTCTCACAAACCAAAGAATATGCTGATCTACTGCGTTCACAAACCCACGAGCATCAAAACAAGCTCAACACCATCAGTGGCTTGATCCAGATGGGCGAGTTGGACTCGGTACAACAACTGATTGGCCAAGAAACAGCACACTATCAAAGCCTTATCGAGTTCTTGCGTGAAACTGTTAAAGATCCGCTCATCGCAGGCATGCTCCTTGGGAAAACGGAGCGAGCGAGAGAAATTGGTTTAGAGCTTAAAGTTGAAGAAGGCTCAAGGCTTGAAGCGCTACCTAGCTGGTTGAACGCGGATGACGTTGTCACAATTCTTGGTAATCTGATTGATAACGCCTTTGATGCCACCATGACGGCCATTAAGCAAGAGGGACAAATTGCCCCAGCACGTCGGGTTATTGAAGTATCAATCAGTGATTTTGGTAATGAAATTATTGTAGAAGTAGAAGATAAAGGGTGTGGTTTACCGAAAGATTTGGCGACGAAAGCACTCACTGAAAAAGGTGTATCGAGCAAAGCGAAGCAAAATCGCGGTGTTGGTTTGTATCTGATTAAACAACTGGCAGACAGGTACCAGGGACAGCTTGAAATGGTCGACAACCACGATTTTGGTACGCGAATGACGGTTTATCTACCAAAAGAAGAACAATAA